The stretch of DNA TCAGGCTTTCAACATTTCAGGTTATGGTCCAAAGCCAAACAGATTAAAACTgaattagataaaagggaaagggaggaaacTCAGTACCCTAACCAATGTAAATTAAGACTGTATGTTGGTGACTGCAGATTTCAGAGACATTTAGGATACTACATTTCTAAATAAGCATAATGTCTAAAATTTGAGTAATGGTGCAACTTTCAAGCTCAGCCTAAAACTATGACACTTAAGGACATTTAGAATACACCTTAGGACAGCTTTCACTTTTAAACACTATTTTCTGGACCATTAACAAAATTCAATTTTCCTCTGCACTGAGAGAGTATGCCTTttattaaaatgaggaaaacacaTAGGAAGAAATACCCACTTATCTGTATCAATCTTGAAGTATACTACTACTGATGACAGTAATAATGGCTAAGGTTTATTGACTTTTACTATATGATCACCTGTACACACTTAATATGGAATTTCTCACACACAGCAACACAAGAACTGGGCATTATTTTAATGCCAAAAGATGAGGAAGCTTAAATTTATGAGAAGTTAAAAACATGTTTAAGGCCACACACCTAGCAAACACTGGAACTGGGATCTGCAGCCAAAATTCCAACTTCAGAGCACTGGCTTAAACATTCAACACAGTTCAACTGAAGCACTCTAAAAGTCATCCTGAGACTTACACACATGGTCAATAATCTTTTTCTCTAAGGGTACCAAGAAAGGGAGTAGTGAGGGTAGGGTACCAAACGGGTCCAGTGAAAATAAGGTACTAACTAAGAACAGGACTGCGAGCTCATAAGTACTGAGAACAGTGTTGTAAGAATAGGTATGGTACTTAAGCTCAGTGGTACTACGAACAGGGACATTGAGAACAGGTGCTGAGCACAGTGTACTGCAGCGGGAAGAGACTACCTTCTCCATAGCAGCAATTCCATCTAGGCTGGAAGTCTCTTTGCCTGCTCCATTAATGATGAGACAACTGAGCCATCATTTATTACCTGTCCTTCCAGCCCATATATATCCCAGATCTCCAAGAAACTCATTCACTTGCCTGTCACTCAGGTACAGCAGAATTAAGGCTTTATGCATGTTCCTATAAACTTTTCTGAGGGTGGACAAGCACGTCCTCCTAACTCTGCCACTAGCCCACCCGGACAACCTGGCCCCTTTGAAAATAGGTGAGCAGGCCCCGACATGAGGTTTGCAAAGGTGTTTCGCCAACCTCCCCCTCCCAGAACCCCAACAAATTGCAGTACCACCTCCAGCTTGACGCTTCCCGCGCTGCCAGAAGAGGTGGGCCCTCCACAATTGAGGGCCTGGTCGCTCTTCTTCTTTTTGTACTTGTCCTTGTACATCTTGTTGCGGTGTTTCTTGCACATCCACGGCTTGCGCTGTTTGGCCACCTGGCTGGTGGTCTCGCTGCAGCCCTCGTAGGTGCAGATCTTGCTCACGCTGCCCCCTTCGCTGCCCCGCCTCCGGGCCCCGCCGCTGCCGCCCTCGCCCCCAGAGTGAGTGTCTTCGTCCTCCAGGTCCTCCAAACTGGCGGTGCTCTCGCCTCCTCCGGGGGGGTCCGAAGTGTCCAGCTGGTCCGCTTCGTCCTCCCCCGCCTCCTCCTCGGCATCCCCAGCCATGTCGCACGGGTACCCGACGGGCTTGCACGGCCCGACGCTGCCCGCGGCCGCCGCCTCGTCCTGCCCTCCGCACGGGTGCATCACCAGCAGGGTGAACTGCGAGGTCGGCGCCGCCACTGGGGCTGGGGCCAGGGCGGCGGCTGCAGCAAGGCCCGGCCCCGAGCCCTCCGCCACACCCTGTACCTCCGTGACGCTGGCACCTAGATGGGGTCCACGACCCCAGACGTTCAGCACCTGCGGAGCGTAACCGTACTCGGCAAACCAAGGAGCCCGGGGACACACTAAGGGAGAAGGAGCCTATCCCACGGAGGCGTTCCGACTGCGCCTGCGCGGCCGCAGTCCGCGCGTCGAGCGTCTCGGAACTCCGCGACTCTGTGGGGCGGGGCTAGCGCGCGCGGAGAGGGGACTGCGCATGTGCGGCCCCGCCCCTGCCGTCCGCCGCGGGAGAGCCCGCGCAGGCTAGCAGGTGATTGCGCTGCTGGGAAGGCTTGTCAACTTTGGCGAGCGGACGCTTTTTTGCCCCAACCTACTCAAACTAGAACGTCTCAAAGGACTCTCCCACTGGAATCCCACGGTGTAGATTAAGATTGTTCCCGAGCGGTCGTATGACTTGCCGCGTTAGGATACTACTTACAATAATATTTTGTTCCCAGCTGCCTGAAATGGGAAATGTGAGGTTGTCATAAACTTAGCACCCATAGTTTAAAATCCTTGAAGACAAATGTGGTCAGCTTGAAAATAATGGAGTTGAGGAGTGAGCCAGAACTGTGGCCAGCCAAGTTGTGCCCGTATTGAGGAATAAATGGTTTCACTTTTGATAAATTTGCTTTTTCCTCCTGgaacctcatttatttatttatttttttcagtaaggTCTCGCTTTGTATCCCAAGCTGGCTTCGAGCTGTGTAGCCCGGGCTGACCTGGAGCCTGcacttgcctcctgagtgcttggattgcaggtgtgcactaccacgcacagcttgatttttttaatatgctAAGGTAAGTCTGAAGTAGCATTTCCACGAAATATATTGTAAATGTGTAAAAAGGCACATCAAATAACAAGCATAAAAAACCAGAATGTTCAATAACGATAtcatttctctcagttgctgCTGAATTGTTGGTTGTTTTGTCTTGGCCActtccccccccccacttcccCACCCCCCTGCTTTTTTGCTTCTTGTCTGCCATGAAGTGAGGAGGGTGAGCACCCTTCTCTACCATGTGctccatgatgtactgtgctgccatgggcccaaagcaatggggccaacctaccatggactgaaatttccaaaaccaaaataaacctttctttcatTAAGTTgcttatcttaggtattttgttacaggaaACCTGACTAACACAGGAACTAtgctttcaatatttaaaaactatcattcaattaAAGAAGTTGTTTATATCATGGAAACAGGCTTTTCACGCTCCTTAATGTACATAAAAATATCAACCAACAGTCATGTCAAAAGTATACTCGCAGGTAGctgtggtggcacgtgcctgtagtCCAAGACtttcaggaagctgagggaggaggattacAAATCTGAGGCCAGTCTATGCTCTCGCTATATATTTGTCAATGGTATAAGTGACTCTCTTGAGTTGAATTGCACAGGAATCAAGTATTTACTTGGAGTTGAATCATGTGACACTATTACTGATGAAATGATTACAAAAATGGATAGTGGTTTTGCAAGAAATAACAAGTCACATTGAGATACAGGTGTGTGGAAGTTACAATACAGAAAATCATGTATTTCATCACTTTCAGTAAATTTTGTGCTAAATATTCTTGTGGAGGCCATTATGGATCCACAGGATTGGTGCTAAGATTATTTTAAGCTGAAGGCATTTGAGATTCAACTGATGTGAAAAAATGTTCTTGGAGCTTCTTTTATCTGACTAAAGCAGAAATATCTGAGAAAAGAGAAGTGCCAGAAATTCCCTCTTTGGAGGGTCTTCTACTGTGTGGACCAATGATAAATCCACTGTGTATTCTCCAGGGGAGTTTCATGACTATGAATTTGGAAGACAGAAAgaccatctacattaaaaaacaccacaaactTCTTTATCTCCCATTTATTGTCCTAAACACCCATTTGTCTTTCCTAATGAAACCTATCACTCATCCTATAAGAAACTTTTCTTGCCCTTTTATTTCCCCAGTTCTAACTACCCCTTTGAGTTACTAATCTGAGCACTCCTGTGTACATGCAGCTGCTGTAATTGAGTTCTGTCTTCTATTgctattctttcttttgtcagtttaattTGTAAGCCACC from Castor canadensis chromosome 10, mCasCan1.hap1v2, whole genome shotgun sequence encodes:
- the Rfxap gene encoding regulatory factor X-associated protein; protein product: MAAQYIMEHMAPSPLVCPRAPWFAEYGYAPQVLNVWGRGPHLGASVTEVQGVAEGSGPGLAAAAALAPAPVAAPTSQFTLLVMHPCGGQDEAAAAGSVGPCKPVGYPCDMAGDAEEEAGEDEADQLDTSDPPGGGESTASLEDLEDEDTHSGGEGGSGGARRRGSEGGSVSKICTYEGCSETTSQVAKQRKPWMCKKHRNKMYKDKYKKKKSDQALNCGGPTSSGSAGSVKLEESTDNILSIVKQRTGSFGDRPTRPTLLEQVLNQKRLSLLRSPEVVQFLQKQQQLLNQQVLEQRQQQFPGASV